In Phormidium yuhuli AB48, one genomic interval encodes:
- the infC gene encoding translation initiation factor IF-3 produces MPAIGRKRQRDLPQINERIRFPQIRVIATDGEQLGIMTPADAITVAEEKDLDLVLVSDKADPPVCRIMDYGKYKFEQEKKNKEAKKKQHSSELKEVKMRYKIEDHDYMVRVKQAQRFLKSGDKVKATVMFRGREIQHTDLAYQLLERLAKDLDEMAEVQQRPKREGRSMMMMLAPKKQS; encoded by the coding sequence ATGCCTGCAATCGGAAGAAAACGACAACGGGACTTACCCCAAATCAACGAGCGGATTCGTTTCCCCCAAATCCGGGTCATCGCCACGGACGGCGAGCAGTTGGGGATTATGACACCGGCGGATGCGATTACCGTTGCCGAAGAAAAAGACTTGGACTTGGTCTTGGTCAGCGACAAAGCCGATCCCCCGGTTTGTCGGATCATGGACTATGGCAAATACAAGTTTGAGCAGGAGAAGAAAAACAAGGAAGCCAAGAAGAAACAGCACTCTTCCGAACTGAAGGAAGTGAAGATGCGCTATAAGATTGAAGACCATGACTACATGGTCCGCGTCAAGCAGGCACAACGGTTCCTCAAGAGTGGGGACAAGGTTAAAGCCACGGTTATGTTCCGGGGACGGGAGATCCAACATACGGATTTGGCCTACCAACTCCTAGAACGGCTGGCCAAAGACCTCGATGAGATGGCAGAAGTGCAACAACGGCCCAAACGGGAAGGACGCAGCATGATGATGATGCTCGCTCCGAAAAAACAATCTTAA
- a CDS encoding alpha/beta fold hydrolase, protein MALANYSKSSTILTPTLTSPSLLPSPPHLGDLRHWRWRGWNIPYTYVPSPEPQATPLILIHGFGASLGHWRHNLVPLSQQHPVYALDLLGFGDSTKAATAYGVPLWVEQVFDFWRLVVRRPAVWVGHSIGSLVVVLTAARYPEATQGYVTITLPDPALRRALLPSFLRPLVGAVEHLFTSPLFLTPLLWLIRPPERLRTWAGIAYEDSEFVDEELLNLFSRPAYDPGAAGALSRLARAASAVDFCPPMSEVLQEVSVPGLLLWSKGDRMVPPKLARPEQFGQHQPKLKLEELDYGGHCVHDEAAPQINAIILNWVASQFPQRS, encoded by the coding sequence TTGGCTCTTGCCAACTACTCCAAGTCCTCTACCATTCTGACCCCTACCTTGACCTCCCCATCCTTACTTCCATCTCCTCCCCACCTGGGTGACCTTCGTCATTGGCGTTGGCGGGGCTGGAATATTCCCTATACCTATGTTCCTAGCCCTGAGCCTCAGGCAACACCACTGATTTTAATTCATGGCTTTGGCGCCTCCCTTGGCCATTGGCGACATAATCTGGTTCCCCTGAGTCAGCAGCATCCCGTCTATGCCCTGGATTTGTTAGGGTTTGGAGACAGTACTAAGGCCGCGACAGCCTACGGCGTCCCATTATGGGTTGAACAAGTCTTTGATTTTTGGCGCCTGGTGGTGCGTCGTCCGGCGGTCTGGGTGGGTCATTCCATTGGTTCCCTGGTGGTGGTGCTGACGGCAGCTCGCTATCCCGAAGCTACACAGGGCTATGTGACGATTACCCTGCCAGACCCAGCCCTGCGGCGGGCGCTGCTTCCGTCCTTCTTACGTCCCTTGGTGGGGGCGGTAGAACATCTGTTTACGTCGCCATTGTTCCTAACCCCCCTGCTGTGGCTGATTCGTCCCCCTGAGCGGTTACGGACTTGGGCCGGAATTGCCTATGAGGACTCCGAGTTTGTAGATGAAGAGTTACTCAATCTCTTCTCCAGACCCGCTTACGATCCCGGTGCAGCGGGGGCCCTGTCACGCTTAGCCCGTGCCGCCAGTGCAGTGGACTTTTGCCCGCCGATGTCCGAGGTGCTTCAAGAGGTTTCTGTCCCTGGCTTGTTACTGTGGTCGAAGGGCGATCGCATGGTTCCCCCAAAACTCGCTCGGCCGGAGCAGTTTGGCCAACATCAACCTAAGCTCAAGCTAGAGGAGTTAGACTATGGGGGGCATTGCGTCCATGATGAAGCCGCCCCGCAAATTAACGCCATCATCTTGAACTGGGTTGCATCTCAATTCCCCCAGAGGTCATGA
- a CDS encoding N-acetylmuramoyl-L-alanine amidase family protein, with product MPRVHWWLSSLTSILMVAQMAPIAEAKSIDVPSPEAKALEVDPTDSWKSLKVTVDSSEVEDESYLSQSPRSEVATIEAIDITVEGNRVLIRADRPLDQRSYWDRSTLAYQIEIRNARLSGNFQRPDTNDSDAIAWIRTEQTDANTVMVRVMPAPQVSIGEINQPSPSLLSLELNGYQAQGNLPTPHLGSNLSGQGNLGNIPNSQIVIVLDPGHGGSDPGAVGIGGLSEIDIVNPMSHRIRDLLEEQGVRVIMTREDNRTLSLEARVELANRVNGNLFVSLHANAISMSRPDVNGIETYYFQTGEQLARTLHRSLIEATGGPDRGVRTARFYVLRHTRMPAVLLELGFVTGAQDARRLADPQYREVLSQAIARGILQYVRQYCPGPQC from the coding sequence ATGCCCAGAGTTCACTGGTGGCTATCTAGTCTCACAAGTATTTTGATGGTGGCTCAAATGGCCCCAATCGCTGAGGCGAAATCAATCGATGTCCCAAGTCCCGAGGCCAAGGCCCTTGAAGTTGACCCGACGGATTCCTGGAAATCTCTGAAGGTCACCGTGGACTCTTCAGAAGTCGAGGATGAGTCTTATCTGAGTCAATCACCGCGATCCGAGGTGGCGACCATTGAGGCGATCGATATCACCGTCGAGGGAAATCGAGTCTTAATTCGAGCCGATCGCCCTTTAGATCAGCGGTCGTATTGGGATCGAAGCACCCTGGCCTATCAGATTGAAATTCGCAACGCGCGGCTGTCTGGGAATTTTCAACGGCCCGATACGAATGACAGTGATGCGATCGCCTGGATTCGCACAGAACAAACAGATGCTAATACGGTGATGGTGCGGGTGATGCCAGCCCCTCAAGTCTCCATTGGCGAGATCAACCAGCCGAGTCCGAGCCTGCTATCCTTGGAACTCAACGGCTACCAAGCTCAAGGCAACTTACCCACTCCCCATCTGGGATCTAACCTGTCGGGCCAGGGAAATTTGGGGAATATCCCCAATAGCCAGATTGTAATTGTCTTAGATCCAGGTCATGGCGGGAGTGACCCCGGTGCCGTGGGGATTGGGGGACTGAGTGAGATTGATATCGTCAACCCCATGTCTCACCGCATTCGGGATTTACTCGAAGAACAAGGGGTACGGGTTATCATGACTCGCGAGGATAATCGAACCCTGAGTCTAGAAGCTCGAGTTGAGTTAGCCAATCGCGTTAATGGCAATTTGTTTGTGAGTTTACATGCCAATGCCATCAGCATGAGCCGCCCCGATGTCAATGGCATTGAAACCTATTATTTCCAAACTGGGGAACAGTTAGCGCGGACGCTACACCGGAGTTTGATCGAGGCGACAGGGGGGCCTGACCGAGGGGTGCGCACGGCTCGCTTCTATGTCTTACGCCACACCCGAATGCCGGCGGTGTTATTGGAGTTAGGCTTTGTGACCGGAGCCCAAGATGCTCGTCGTTTAGCAGACCCTCAATATCGCGAAGTTCTGTCCCAGGCGATCGCCCGTGGTATTTTGCAGTATGTTCGCCAGTATTGTCCCGGTCCGCAGTGTTAA